The stretch of DNA TCAATGTTTAACATAATTGTACTACTTATTTATTGACAGAGAGCTGTATTATACGAAAATTACATTAACTAGCAAAAAGTATAGGTAGTTAGGAAGTTTAATCTTTTTACGCTACTAAATTATATTATAAGGAGAGAGGTATATTTTTTGACCTCTCTTGTTCGAAACTATTTCTGAATTCATTTTATGGTCTATCACTAATTAATAAGATCCCAACCCAAGCTTAGTTGTTAGAATTTGTGCATAACCTATTCTGATCTTAGGAATTTTAGGAAAAATGTGACCAACGATCCTAGGGTACTCTAGCAAATTAGAACCAAGACAAATTTTAATAACAGAATTACCTACCATTTCTAGGTTATGCAAGAAATCTAATTATGTTATTATACTCGTGGTCGGTAATATACCCAATAAAATATTAATCAACTCCTCACCTTCTGGTCTACTCCAATCTTGCGTTAGTTCAGCTATAAGAGTGTTAGTAGCAGTTAAAACTACTCCTGCGCTCTCCATACGTTGCCGTGCGGTCTCCTCGGAAATTTCAAAAGGTGAACCTGAAGCGTCTAAAACCGCTTGAACCTTATATCCTTCATTCACAGCACTAATCGCTGGGTACACTAAACAAACATCAGTAGTAACTCCAGCCATGATTAGATTTTTTCGTTTTGTAGCTTCAACCGCTTCTCTAAAATTATTATCTGACCATGCATTAACAATTCCCTGCCGTTTAATCCTATTATTAAATTCTTCTGGTAGTATCTCAGATAGCTCAGCTATTAAAGGCCCTTGAAAATTATTTTCTTGTGAGCTGGTTATAATTACCGGTATATTAAAGATTTTTGCAACTTTTGCTAGAGCTATAGTATTCTTTTTTACTACTTCTAAGTCCATAGTTCTTATGAGTTGCATAGTCCCTATTTGATGATCAATTAACAATAGTGCAGAGTCTTTATTAGTGAAATAGGTAATAGGCATAATCCCTCTATTATAAAATTTTTAATTTATTAATGCGATATCTTTAGGACTTTACCGCAGGAAATTTTACCTCTGCGTTAGTAACCTGAAAAGTACCATCTTTACCTTTACTGGCAGAGATAATCTAAAATATAGTAAATGTATAAAATAAGTACAAGAAGGCACAATTATGTCAGGTACTTACAAGCTTGTTACTATCAATTGCTAATTTGGGATTAGGAGATCATAAACTTTTAATCTCGATTTTATTTTTGAAACTTCAAAAGAGATTTAATAAATAGTTGATTCGGCGATAGCTAGTAATTAATAAGGCTTGGTCTATTAAAATTAGTTTACTATGCTTTAACAATGTTACTGTAGCAAAACTGTACTGGTGCAAAGAGTCTGATAAACTGTATTTTTTAAAACTAATTTTGTACTAGTTTTCCGGACACTCTAATATAGCTTACAATATATCTGTATTATTCGAACAAAATTTATTATAAATCGCATGATCCAGTGTCCGGAAAACTAGTACAAGATCAGTTTTAAAATTCTCAAAAGTAGAAAGATTGTTATTAGATCCAATTAATTGTCCTTTTTGAATTATACGAATATTCTCAATACCAGAAATAGTAATTTTTGCTGAACGAA from Candidatus Trichorickettsia mobilis encodes:
- a CDS encoding isochorismatase family protein; the encoded protein is MPITYFTNKDSALLLIDHQIGTMQLIRTMDLEVVKKNTIALAKVAKIFNIPVIITSSQENNFQGPLIAELSEILPEEFNNRIKRQGIVNAWSDNNFREAVEATKRKNLIMAGVTTDVCLVYPAISAVNEGYKVQAVLDASGSPFEISEETARQRMESAGVVLTATNTLIAELTQDWSRPEGEELINILLGILPTTSIIT